The following proteins come from a genomic window of Novosphingobium aromaticivorans DSM 12444:
- a CDS encoding sodium-translocating pyrophosphatase, whose amino-acid sequence MNLVVLSIILGLLAVVYGFVTSRQVLGAPAGNSKMQEIAAAIQEGAQAYLKRQYTTIAIVGVVVAVIIAATLGTISATGFVIGAVLSGVAGFIGMNISVRSNVRTAAAAQNGLQAGLTLAFRAGAITGMLVAGLALLAIAVFYHYLTDIAGYTVGGDDRTVVDGLVALAFGASLISIFARLGGGIFTKAADVGADLVGKVEAGIPEDDPRNPAVIADNVGDNVGDCAGMAADLFETYVVTVGATMVLTALLLKGLGAALAPMMALPLLIGGVCIVTSIIGTYFVKLGSSNNIMGAMYKGFLVTAVLSVGAIWWAISYALGDMETSMSYTILDNTVTFSGRVLFYCSLLGLVITGLIIWITEYYTGTNYRPVRSIAKSSETGHGTNVIQGLAISLESTAMPTIVICAGIIIAYQLAGLIGIAYAATAMLALAGMVVALDAYGPVTDNAGGIAEMAGLDDSVREKTDALDAVGNTTKAVTKGYAIGSAGLAALVLFAAYTTDLREFFPNLAVSFSLENPYVIVGLLLGALLPYLFGAMGMTAVGRAAGDVVIDVRDQFRENPGIMAGTSKPDYARTVDLVTKAAIKEMIVPSLLPVLAPIAVYFVIAAVGGQANGFAALGALLLGVIVGGLFVAISMTSGGGAWDNAKKYIEDGNHGGKGSDAHKAAVTGDTVGDPYKDTAGPAVNPMIKITNIVALLLLAALAAHAAG is encoded by the coding sequence GTGAACCTAGTCGTATTATCGATAATACTCGGGTTACTTGCCGTCGTTTATGGCTTCGTGACCAGCCGCCAGGTGCTTGGCGCACCGGCCGGCAATTCCAAGATGCAGGAAATCGCCGCCGCCATCCAGGAAGGCGCGCAAGCCTACCTCAAGCGCCAGTACACCACGATCGCCATAGTCGGCGTGGTCGTTGCCGTGATCATCGCGGCTACGCTGGGCACGATCTCGGCAACGGGCTTCGTGATCGGCGCAGTGCTTTCGGGCGTTGCGGGCTTCATCGGGATGAACATCTCTGTTCGCTCGAACGTGCGAACGGCGGCCGCAGCGCAGAATGGGCTTCAGGCCGGTCTCACGCTGGCATTCCGTGCAGGGGCGATCACCGGCATGCTGGTGGCGGGCCTTGCCCTGCTCGCCATCGCGGTGTTCTACCACTACCTGACCGACATTGCCGGTTACACCGTAGGCGGCGACGATCGCACCGTGGTGGACGGGCTGGTTGCGCTGGCCTTCGGCGCATCGCTGATCTCCATTTTCGCACGTCTGGGCGGTGGCATCTTCACCAAGGCTGCTGACGTCGGCGCCGACCTCGTCGGCAAGGTGGAAGCAGGCATCCCCGAAGACGATCCGCGCAACCCCGCCGTCATCGCCGACAACGTGGGCGACAACGTCGGCGACTGCGCCGGCATGGCCGCCGACCTGTTCGAGACCTACGTCGTGACCGTGGGCGCAACGATGGTTCTGACCGCGCTGCTGCTCAAGGGCCTCGGCGCTGCCCTCGCCCCGATGATGGCGCTTCCGTTGCTGATCGGCGGCGTGTGCATCGTCACCTCGATCATCGGCACCTACTTCGTGAAGCTGGGTTCGTCGAACAACATCATGGGCGCGATGTACAAGGGCTTCCTTGTCACCGCCGTGCTCTCTGTCGGTGCGATCTGGTGGGCCATTTCCTATGCGCTGGGCGACATGGAAACCTCGATGTCGTACACCATCCTCGACAACACGGTGACCTTCTCGGGCCGCGTGCTGTTCTACTGCTCGCTGCTCGGTCTGGTCATCACCGGCCTGATCATCTGGATCACCGAGTACTATACCGGCACCAACTACCGCCCGGTGCGCTCCATCGCCAAGTCGTCGGAAACCGGCCACGGCACCAACGTCATCCAGGGACTGGCCATCAGCCTTGAATCGACCGCGATGCCGACGATCGTGATTTGCGCCGGCATCATCATTGCCTACCAGCTCGCCGGGCTGATCGGCATTGCCTATGCGGCAACCGCGATGCTGGCTCTGGCCGGCATGGTCGTCGCGCTGGATGCCTACGGTCCTGTCACCGACAACGCAGGCGGCATTGCCGAAATGGCAGGCCTCGACGATTCGGTCCGTGAAAAGACCGACGCGCTCGATGCGGTGGGCAACACCACCAAGGCCGTGACCAAGGGCTACGCGATCGGATCGGCCGGCCTTGCCGCGCTCGTCCTGTTCGCTGCCTACACCACCGACCTTCGCGAGTTCTTCCCGAACCTCGCGGTCAGCTTCAGCCTCGAGAACCCCTATGTCATCGTCGGGCTGCTGCTCGGCGCTCTCCTGCCGTACCTGTTCGGTGCGATGGGCATGACCGCAGTGGGCCGCGCGGCGGGCGATGTGGTGATCGACGTGCGTGACCAGTTCCGCGAAAATCCGGGTATCATGGCGGGCACTTCGAAGCCCGACTACGCCCGCACCGTCGACCTCGTGACCAAGGCCGCGATCAAGGAAATGATCGTGCCTTCGCTGCTGCCGGTACTGGCGCCGATCGCGGTATACTTCGTGATCGCCGCGGTTGGGGGGCAGGCCAACGGCTTCGCCGCGCTTGGCGCACTGCTGCTCGGCGTTATCGTCGGCGGCCTGTTCGTCGCAATCTCGATGACCTCGGGCGGCGGCGCGTGGGACAATGCCAAGAAGTACATCGAGGACGGCAACCACGGCGGCAAGGGTTCGGACGCGCACAAGGCGGCCGTGACCGGCGATACCGTGGGCGACCCGTACAAAGACACTGCCGGCCCGGCAGTGAACCCGATGATCAAGATTACCAACATCGTCGCGCTGCTTCTGCTCGCGGCGCTGGCAGCACACGCGGCGGGGTAA
- the thiL gene encoding thiamine-phosphate kinase — translation MSKESALIEAMRALATHPAARALADDCAVLDFGGETMVLTHDMMVEGVHWLPGQDMADVAWKLVATNLSDLASKGAEPVGVLLGYTLDNDEDARFIEGLGAALATFGVPLLGGDTVSGNGPRSLGLTALGRATSHPVPDRRGARVGDVLWITGPVGAAMLGFEALRDGTAADSTAFRRPVPRLAEGRALAGMVTAMMDVSDGLLIDAARMADASNVTFAIDSASVAFPPALPATRRDEAMRWGDDYELLFCLPARSVPPIPAVRIGHAVARMATAVTVDGVPPEGRLGYSHD, via the coding sequence GTGAGCAAGGAATCCGCCCTGATCGAAGCGATGCGCGCGCTGGCCACGCACCCGGCCGCCCGCGCCCTCGCGGACGATTGCGCAGTGCTGGACTTCGGCGGCGAAACGATGGTCCTGACCCACGACATGATGGTCGAGGGCGTGCACTGGCTGCCGGGGCAGGACATGGCGGATGTGGCGTGGAAGCTGGTGGCGACGAACCTGTCGGACCTTGCATCCAAGGGCGCGGAACCTGTCGGCGTCCTGCTGGGGTATACGCTCGACAACGATGAAGACGCGCGCTTCATCGAAGGGCTCGGTGCGGCGCTGGCGACCTTCGGCGTTCCGCTGCTGGGCGGCGACACGGTAAGCGGCAATGGCCCGCGCAGCCTCGGCCTGACTGCCCTGGGCCGCGCGACTTCACATCCCGTGCCCGACCGGCGCGGCGCCAGGGTGGGCGATGTGCTGTGGATCACCGGCCCGGTCGGAGCGGCGATGCTCGGGTTCGAGGCGCTGCGCGATGGCACCGCCGCGGACAGCACGGCCTTTCGTCGGCCCGTGCCACGCCTTGCCGAAGGTCGCGCGCTGGCAGGCATGGTCACGGCTATGATGGACGTGTCCGACGGCCTGCTGATCGATGCAGCGCGCATGGCGGATGCCAGCAACGTGACTTTCGCCATCGACAGTGCCTCGGTCGCCTTCCCGCCCGCCCTTCCCGCCACGCGCCGCGACGAGGCGATGCGCTGGGGCGATGATTACGAGTTGCTGTTCTGCCTTCCCGCACGATCGGTTCCACCGATCCCTGCCGTTCGCATCGGCCATGCTGTAGCCCGCATGGCAACAGCCGTTACGGTCGACGGCGTGCCACCCGAGGGTCGGCTCGGTTATTCGCACGATTAA
- a CDS encoding acetyl-CoA C-acetyltransferase, whose protein sequence is MATAYIVDAVRTAGGRRGGRLAGVHPVDLAARSLDAIVARTGIDPTAVDDVIMGCVTQAGQQAMQVGRNAVLASKLLPQSTPAVTIDRQCGSSQQAIQFAAQAVMSGVQDMVIAAGVESMSRVPMGSNATFHMKEGLGHYKSPGLEEKYPGVMFSQFMGAEMIVKKHGFTKDDLDRFSLDSHRKAIAATNAQAFANEIVPVEIETPEGPAMHTVDEGIRFDATLEGIAGVKLLSPEGSLTAASSSQICDGSSAVLVVSEAALKAHGLTPLARIHNLTVTAGDPVIMLEEPLFATDRALQRAGMKISDIDLYEVNEAFASVPMAWLKHTGADPEKLNVNGGAIALGHPLGASGSKLMATLVHALRARGGKYGLQTMCEGGGVANVTIIEAL, encoded by the coding sequence ATGGCTACAGCCTATATCGTCGATGCGGTTCGCACGGCAGGCGGTCGGCGCGGGGGCAGGCTTGCGGGCGTCCATCCGGTGGACCTCGCCGCTCGCAGCCTCGATGCGATCGTCGCGCGCACCGGCATCGACCCGACCGCGGTCGACGACGTCATCATGGGCTGCGTCACCCAGGCCGGTCAGCAGGCAATGCAGGTGGGCCGCAACGCGGTGCTCGCCTCGAAGCTGCTGCCGCAGTCGACGCCGGCCGTCACCATCGACCGCCAGTGCGGTTCTTCGCAGCAGGCGATCCAGTTCGCGGCGCAGGCTGTCATGTCTGGCGTGCAGGATATGGTCATCGCGGCGGGCGTCGAGAGCATGAGCCGCGTGCCGATGGGCTCCAACGCCACGTTCCACATGAAGGAGGGGCTCGGTCACTACAAGTCGCCGGGGCTGGAAGAAAAGTATCCCGGGGTCATGTTCTCCCAGTTCATGGGCGCGGAAATGATCGTGAAGAAGCATGGCTTCACCAAGGACGATCTCGACCGCTTCTCGCTGGACAGCCATCGCAAGGCGATTGCGGCAACCAATGCCCAGGCCTTCGCGAACGAAATCGTGCCGGTAGAGATCGAGACGCCCGAAGGCCCCGCAATGCACACCGTGGACGAAGGTATCCGCTTCGACGCTACGCTCGAGGGCATCGCCGGCGTCAAGCTGCTCAGCCCCGAAGGCTCGCTCACCGCTGCCAGCTCCAGCCAGATCTGCGATGGTTCGAGTGCCGTGCTGGTCGTGTCGGAAGCTGCGCTCAAGGCGCATGGACTTACCCCGCTGGCGCGCATCCACAATCTGACAGTGACCGCGGGCGATCCGGTGATCATGCTCGAAGAGCCGCTCTTCGCCACCGATCGTGCATTGCAGCGCGCGGGCATGAAGATTTCCGACATCGACCTATACGAAGTGAACGAGGCGTTCGCCTCCGTTCCGATGGCTTGGCTGAAGCACACCGGCGCCGATCCGGAAAAGCTCAACGTCAACGGCGGCGCGATCGCGCTTGGCCATCCGCTGGGCGCTTCGGGCAGCAAGCTCATGGCGACGCTCGTCCACGCCCTGCGCGCGCGGGGCGGAAAGTACGGTTTGCAGACGATGTGCGAAGGCGGCGGCGTGGCCAACGTCACGATCATCGAGGCACTTTGA
- a CDS encoding SDR family NAD(P)-dependent oxidoreductase — MKLDNTVAAVVTGGASGLGAATARALAAKGVKVAIFDLQKEKGEAVAAEIGGVFCEVNVTSDESVDAGFAKARAAHGQERILVNCAGTGNAIKTASRSKETGEIKHFPMDAFNWIIQINLVGTFRCIAKSAAGMMTLDPCDEFGERGAIVNTASVAAEDGQMGQAAYSASKGGVVGMTLPIARDLMSEGIRVNTILPGIFNTPLLQGAPDNVKAALAASVPFPKRLGQPEEYANLALCMIETGYFNGEDVRLDGAIRMAPR, encoded by the coding sequence ATGAAGCTCGACAATACCGTTGCCGCCGTCGTCACCGGCGGCGCATCCGGCCTCGGCGCCGCGACCGCCCGCGCGCTTGCCGCCAAGGGCGTGAAGGTCGCCATCTTCGACCTCCAGAAGGAAAAGGGCGAGGCCGTGGCTGCCGAAATCGGCGGCGTGTTCTGCGAAGTGAACGTGACCAGCGACGAAAGCGTCGATGCCGGCTTCGCCAAGGCCCGCGCCGCGCACGGGCAGGAGCGCATCCTCGTCAACTGCGCGGGCACCGGCAATGCCATCAAGACCGCCAGCCGTTCCAAGGAAACCGGCGAGATCAAGCACTTCCCGATGGATGCCTTCAACTGGATCATCCAGATCAACCTGGTCGGCACGTTCCGCTGCATCGCCAAGTCGGCGGCCGGCATGATGACGCTCGACCCCTGCGACGAGTTTGGCGAGCGTGGCGCGATCGTGAACACCGCTTCGGTTGCGGCGGAAGATGGCCAGATGGGCCAGGCCGCCTACTCGGCGTCGAAGGGTGGCGTCGTTGGCATGACCCTGCCGATCGCGCGCGACCTGATGAGCGAGGGCATCCGCGTCAACACCATCCTGCCCGGCATCTTCAACACCCCGCTGCTTCAGGGCGCGCCCGACAACGTCAAGGCCGCGCTTGCCGCCTCGGTCCCGTTTCCCAAGCGCCTCGGCCAGCCGGAAGAGTATGCCAATCTCGCCTTGTGCATGATCGAGACCGGCTATTTCAACGGCGAGGACGTCCGTCTCGACGGCGCCATCCGCATGGCGCCGCGCTGA
- a CDS encoding crotonase/enoyl-CoA hydratase family protein → MAEYKQITLEIADGIATLTLHRPDKMNAFTGTMMNEMIDAFDRTDADDSVRAVIVTGSGDRAFCAGADLTPDDGKHVFSSGEAVEDLSDPRVRDGGGLLTLRIYQSKKPVIGAINGAAVGVGVTMQLPMDMRLASTKARFGLVFARRGIVPEAASSWFLPRIVGLPQALEWCMTGRVFDAEEALRGGLVRSLHEPEDLMPAARALAREIADNTSAVSVAMTRAMLWHNPSLSHPMEAHRVDSRAIYTLSRGKDAAEGITSFLEKRAPSYPGRVSSDMPSFYPWWDEPGWK, encoded by the coding sequence TTGGCCGAATACAAGCAGATCACGCTCGAAATTGCCGACGGCATCGCGACCCTGACGTTGCACCGGCCGGACAAGATGAACGCCTTCACCGGCACGATGATGAACGAGATGATCGACGCGTTCGACCGTACCGACGCCGATGACAGCGTCAGGGCGGTGATCGTCACCGGATCGGGCGACCGTGCCTTCTGCGCGGGCGCGGACCTTACTCCTGACGACGGCAAGCATGTGTTTTCCAGCGGCGAGGCGGTGGAAGATCTGTCCGACCCGCGCGTGCGCGACGGCGGCGGCCTCCTGACGCTGCGCATCTACCAGTCGAAGAAGCCTGTGATCGGTGCGATCAACGGCGCCGCGGTTGGCGTGGGCGTGACCATGCAGTTGCCGATGGACATGCGCCTTGCATCGACGAAGGCGCGGTTCGGCCTGGTCTTCGCGCGGCGCGGGATCGTGCCGGAAGCGGCTTCGAGCTGGTTTCTGCCGCGCATCGTGGGTCTGCCGCAGGCGCTCGAGTGGTGCATGACCGGGCGCGTGTTCGACGCCGAGGAAGCGCTGCGCGGCGGTCTCGTGCGTTCGCTCCACGAACCCGAAGACCTGATGCCCGCAGCCCGTGCCCTTGCTCGCGAGATCGCGGACAATACCAGCGCCGTCTCGGTCGCGATGACCCGCGCGATGCTGTGGCACAATCCGAGCCTTTCGCATCCGATGGAAGCCCACCGGGTTGACAGTCGGGCGATCTATACGCTTTCGCGCGGCAAGGACGCGGCGGAGGGCATTACCAGCTTTCTCGAAAAGCGCGCTCCCAGCTACCCCGGACGCGTTTCTTCGGATATGCCGTCGTTTTATCCATGGTGGGATGAGCCAGGTTGGAAATGA
- a CDS encoding TetR family transcriptional regulator has translation MSSDVQKGDNLETPGARDLLLQTASNIMREGDVVDISLSELSLRSGLNSALVKYYFGNKAGLLKALLDRDMENIVKSVDALLAKDDMSPEAKLRRHISKCIDTYYDYPYLNRLLMRLVRDSDEAEAKRIADQYLLPLHRAYNRFIGEGVKAGVFRPINPQLFYFTVTGAADRFFSARLVLKHCFDQDTLTEQLRDSYREHTVDFIMAGILAH, from the coding sequence ATGAGTTCAGACGTGCAGAAGGGTGACAACCTCGAGACGCCGGGCGCGCGCGATCTGCTGTTGCAGACGGCGTCGAACATCATGCGCGAAGGCGATGTCGTGGACATCTCGCTTTCCGAACTCAGTCTGCGCTCGGGCCTCAATTCGGCGCTGGTGAAGTACTACTTCGGCAACAAGGCGGGCCTGCTCAAGGCGCTGCTCGACCGCGACATGGAGAACATCGTCAAGTCGGTCGACGCGCTTCTCGCCAAGGACGATATGAGCCCGGAAGCCAAGCTGCGCCGGCACATCTCCAAGTGCATCGACACCTATTACGACTATCCCTACCTCAACCGGCTGCTCATGCGCCTGGTGCGGGACAGCGACGAGGCCGAGGCCAAGCGCATCGCCGACCAGTACCTCCTGCCGCTGCATCGTGCGTACAACCGTTTCATCGGCGAGGGCGTGAAGGCGGGGGTGTTCCGTCCGATCAACCCGCAACTGTTCTACTTCACGGTCACGGGCGCCGCAGACCGGTTCTTCTCCGCCCGTCTCGTGCTCAAGCACTGTTTCGATCAGGACACGCTGACGGAGCAACTGCGCGACAGTTATCGCGAACATACAGTCGATTTCATCATGGCGGGCATTCTCGCCCACTGA
- a CDS encoding MarR family winged helix-turn-helix transcriptional regulator, translating to MPGTQTRLSDFMPYRMAITSNAVSGLISGEYRSEFGLKIPEWRIMAVLGDAGSLTQRDLVRATLMDKVAVNRACKVLEQRGLVQRSPNEQDGRSHHLEFTPAGRELHGKIWPQAVHIYEKIFSSITEREKEKLRSILDKLLKAARAIEGDDK from the coding sequence ATGCCTGGAACACAGACCCGTCTCTCCGACTTCATGCCCTATCGGATGGCCATCACCTCCAACGCGGTGAGCGGCCTCATTTCGGGCGAGTATCGCAGCGAGTTCGGCCTCAAGATTCCCGAGTGGCGGATCATGGCCGTGCTGGGCGACGCCGGGTCGCTGACGCAGCGCGATCTCGTGCGCGCCACGCTGATGGACAAGGTGGCGGTGAACCGCGCCTGCAAGGTGCTGGAGCAGCGGGGCCTCGTCCAGCGCAGCCCGAACGAGCAGGACGGACGTTCCCACCATCTCGAATTCACGCCCGCCGGACGTGAACTTCACGGCAAGATCTGGCCCCAGGCGGTCCACATCTACGAAAAGATCTTCTCCTCGATCACCGAGCGCGAGAAGGAAAAGCTGCGGTCGATCCTCGACAAGCTGCTGAAAGCCGCGCGCGCAATCGAAGGCGACGACAAGTGA
- a CDS encoding fumarylacetoacetate hydrolase family protein, with protein MKLASLPQGRDGRLIVVSDDLAWYADADHIVPTMQGLLDDWDRHFPLIEALAIELAHEAIPLKRFHEREACAPLPRAFQWADGSAYVNHVELVRKARGAELPESFWTDPLMYQGGSDDMRGGRDPLVLADEAWGGDFEAEIVVVTGDVPQGVSPEEALKHIRLVGLVNDVSLRNLIPGELSKGFGFVQSKPASHFSPVFVTPETLGDAWAGGRLSQTLMVDLNGEPFGRIEAAEECTFDFGVLIAHLAKTRSIGAGSIIGSGTVSNRDPDGSPGRPVAQGGRGYACIAEQRMVETIASGQPSTAFLRWGDTVRIEMRDDKGKSIFGAIEQTVVRP; from the coding sequence GTGAAGCTTGCCTCCCTCCCGCAGGGACGGGATGGGCGGCTGATCGTCGTGTCCGACGACCTGGCCTGGTATGCCGATGCCGACCACATCGTCCCGACGATGCAGGGTCTGCTGGACGACTGGGACCGGCATTTCCCGTTGATCGAGGCCTTGGCGATCGAGCTTGCGCACGAAGCCATTCCGCTCAAGCGCTTTCACGAGCGCGAGGCCTGCGCACCCTTGCCGCGCGCCTTCCAGTGGGCAGACGGCAGCGCCTATGTGAATCACGTCGAACTGGTGCGGAAGGCGCGTGGGGCGGAGCTGCCTGAAAGCTTCTGGACCGACCCGCTGATGTATCAGGGCGGCAGCGACGACATGCGCGGCGGGCGCGATCCCCTCGTACTGGCGGACGAAGCCTGGGGTGGGGACTTCGAGGCGGAAATCGTCGTCGTCACCGGCGACGTGCCCCAGGGCGTCAGCCCCGAAGAAGCGCTGAAGCATATCCGCCTTGTCGGTCTGGTCAACGACGTGTCGTTGCGCAATCTCATCCCCGGCGAACTGTCCAAGGGCTTCGGCTTCGTCCAGTCCAAGCCGGCCAGTCACTTTTCCCCGGTCTTCGTGACGCCGGAAACGCTCGGTGACGCATGGGCTGGCGGCAGACTGTCGCAGACGCTGATGGTCGACCTCAACGGCGAGCCGTTCGGGCGCATCGAGGCTGCGGAAGAGTGCACGTTCGACTTCGGCGTGCTGATCGCGCATCTTGCGAAGACGCGCAGCATCGGGGCCGGTTCGATCATCGGATCGGGCACCGTGTCCAATCGCGATCCCGACGGTTCGCCAGGACGCCCGGTGGCCCAGGGCGGGCGCGGCTATGCCTGCATCGCCGAACAGCGCATGGTCGAGACGATCGCATCGGGCCAGCCGTCGACGGCCTTCCTGCGATGGGGCGATACAGTCCGGATCGAAATGCGCGACGACAAGGGCAAGAGCATCTTCGGCGCCATCGAGCAGACCGTCGTCCGCCCCTGA
- a CDS encoding type II secretion system F family protein — protein MTRTPPGPTLLGFDVYFVGSILVAIAAFAVMLAIYAAVTVRDPMAKRVKALNERREQLKSGIVTANARKRTSIVRRNQTTDQIRGFLESLKVLQDSQLAVIQQKLAQAGIRKKEWAVAVILGRLVGPIALGLFGAAVFYWSNTFPDWSPFKRFLGFAVCLIAGYKGPDLFIQNLVSKRTVAVRKGLPDALDLLVICAEAGLTVDAAFSRVARELGRAYPELGDEFALTAIELSFLTERRHAFENLAYRVDLDSVKGVVTTMIQTERYGTPLASALRVLSAEFRNERMMRAEEKAARLPAIMTIPLILFILPVLFIVILGPAACSISDSLVNKKPV, from the coding sequence ATGACAAGGACTCCCCCCGGACCGACGCTGCTCGGCTTCGACGTCTACTTCGTCGGCTCGATTCTCGTGGCCATCGCGGCTTTCGCGGTCATGCTGGCAATCTACGCCGCAGTCACCGTCCGCGATCCGATGGCCAAACGTGTCAAGGCGCTGAACGAGCGGCGCGAACAGCTCAAGTCAGGCATCGTCACCGCCAACGCCCGCAAGCGCACGAGCATCGTCCGCCGCAACCAGACGACCGACCAGATCCGCGGTTTCCTCGAATCGCTGAAAGTCCTGCAGGACAGTCAGCTCGCGGTCATCCAGCAAAAGCTGGCGCAGGCCGGCATCCGCAAGAAGGAATGGGCGGTCGCCGTCATCCTCGGCCGACTCGTCGGACCGATCGCGCTCGGCCTGTTCGGCGCGGCCGTGTTCTATTGGTCGAACACCTTCCCCGACTGGAGCCCGTTCAAGCGCTTCCTCGGCTTCGCGGTCTGCCTCATCGCGGGCTACAAGGGACCGGACCTCTTCATCCAGAACCTCGTGTCCAAGCGCACGGTTGCTGTCCGCAAGGGCCTTCCCGATGCGCTCGACCTGCTGGTGATCTGCGCCGAGGCCGGTCTTACGGTCGACGCCGCCTTCAGCCGCGTCGCCCGCGAACTTGGCCGCGCCTATCCCGAACTGGGCGACGAGTTTGCCCTGACTGCCATCGAACTGTCGTTCCTGACCGAGCGCAGGCACGCCTTCGAAAACCTTGCCTACCGCGTCGACCTGGACTCGGTGAAGGGCGTGGTCACGACGATGATCCAGACCGAACGCTACGGCACGCCGCTGGCATCGGCCCTGCGCGTGCTGTCGGCGGAGTTCCGCAACGAGCGAATGATGCGCGCCGAGGAAAAGGCCGCGCGCCTTCCCGCAATCATGACGATCCCGCTCATCCTTTTCATCCTGCCGGTGCTGTTCATCGTCATTCTCGGCCCAGCCGCATGCTCGATCAGCGACAGCCTCGTCAACAAGAAGCCGGTCTGA
- a CDS encoding type II secretion system F family protein: MTSIIQLLLMSTGLMVAMVLGYAALSGPSASKEVNRRLQSVRFRHSESTLDKVEAQYRKTLAARKPKTMRPAGSSSRLEALELRLHRTGKGWTLSQYLYVSGGLAILIFLLVYLRTGAPLLALGSGIFIGGGLPHMLVGRAINKRIDNFVTRLPDALDLLVRGLRSGLPVTETLGVVAAELPGPVGEEFKLVTDRIKVGRTMEEALQDTADRLNLPEFNFFCITLAIQRETGGNLAETLSNLSDVLRKRAQMKLKIKAMSSESKASAYIVGALPFIVFALIYWINPVYLGKFFVDERLIIAGLGGLTWLGIGAFIMAKMVSFEI; the protein is encoded by the coding sequence ATGACCAGCATTATCCAGCTTCTGCTGATGTCCACCGGGCTGATGGTGGCGATGGTGCTGGGCTATGCCGCGCTGTCCGGTCCATCGGCCTCGAAGGAAGTCAACCGGCGCCTCCAGTCGGTCCGCTTCCGTCACTCGGAAAGTACGCTGGACAAGGTCGAAGCGCAGTATCGCAAGACGCTCGCCGCGCGCAAGCCGAAGACCATGAGGCCCGCCGGGTCTTCGTCGCGGCTCGAGGCGCTCGAACTGCGCCTGCACCGCACCGGCAAGGGCTGGACGCTTTCGCAGTACCTCTACGTCAGCGGCGGCCTCGCCATTCTGATCTTCCTGCTGGTGTACCTGCGCACAGGCGCGCCTCTGCTGGCGCTCGGTTCCGGCATTTTCATCGGCGGCGGCCTTCCCCACATGCTGGTCGGTCGTGCGATCAACAAGCGGATCGACAACTTCGTCACCCGCCTGCCCGATGCCCTGGACCTGCTGGTACGCGGCCTGCGCTCGGGCCTGCCCGTCACCGAAACGCTCGGCGTCGTCGCGGCCGAACTGCCGGGCCCGGTGGGCGAGGAGTTCAAGCTGGTGACCGACCGCATCAAGGTGGGCCGCACGATGGAAGAGGCTCTCCAGGACACGGCGGACCGGTTGAACCTGCCGGAATTCAACTTCTTCTGCATCACGCTGGCGATCCAGCGCGAGACGGGCGGCAACCTCGCGGAAACGCTGTCGAACCTGTCCGACGTGCTGCGCAAGCGCGCACAGATGAAGTTGAAGATCAAGGCGATGAGTTCGGAATCGAAAGCCTCGGCGTATATCGTCGGCGCCCTGCCCTTCATCGTCTTCGCCCTGATCTACTGGATCAACCCGGTCTATCTCGGAAAGTTCTTTGTGGACGAACGCCTCATCATCGCCGGCCTTGGCGGCCTGACCTGGCTCGGTATCGGAGCCTTCATCATGGCCAAGATGGTCAGCTTCGAAATCTGA